The Streptomyces aurantiacus genome includes a region encoding these proteins:
- a CDS encoding P1 family peptidase, translating to MTVDALTDVTGLRVGHATRIGDGWLTGTTVVLAPEGGAVAAVDVRGGGPGTKETDALDPRNVVRKIEALVLTGGSAFGLDSATGVMAWLEERGRGVRVGPDPRHVVPVVPAACVFDLGRGGDFRARPDAAMGREAVEAAAVGELGAPVPQGCVGAGTGAAVGMMKGGVGTASAVLDSGVTVAVLVVANAAGSVVEPETGALYGELVQGRINCPATEVHRAAQVRLAEAMKRNTVPPLNTTLAVVATDADLSKAQAQKVAGTAHDGIARAVRPVHLLNDGDTVFALATGVRPLAAEDPLALNEILAAGADLVTRAIVRAVLAAESAEGPGGVWRAHRDLYGRE from the coding sequence CCGGCACGACAGTCGTCCTGGCTCCCGAAGGTGGCGCGGTCGCGGCCGTGGACGTGCGCGGCGGCGGGCCCGGCACCAAGGAGACCGACGCGCTCGACCCACGCAACGTGGTGCGGAAGATCGAGGCACTCGTCCTGACCGGCGGAAGCGCGTTCGGGCTGGACTCGGCGACGGGCGTGATGGCCTGGCTGGAGGAGCGGGGGCGTGGGGTACGGGTCGGGCCCGATCCGCGCCATGTCGTGCCGGTCGTACCGGCTGCCTGCGTCTTCGACCTGGGCCGGGGCGGCGACTTCCGGGCCCGGCCCGACGCGGCGATGGGCCGCGAGGCCGTGGAGGCCGCGGCGGTCGGCGAGCTGGGTGCGCCCGTCCCGCAGGGGTGCGTGGGCGCGGGGACCGGGGCGGCCGTCGGAATGATGAAGGGCGGGGTCGGCACCGCGAGCGCCGTGCTCGACTCGGGCGTCACGGTGGCGGTGCTCGTGGTGGCCAACGCGGCCGGATCGGTGGTGGAGCCGGAGACAGGAGCACTGTACGGGGAGTTGGTCCAGGGGCGGATCAACTGTCCCGCCACGGAGGTACACCGGGCGGCTCAGGTGCGGCTGGCCGAGGCCATGAAGAGAAACACGGTTCCGCCGCTCAACACCACGCTGGCGGTGGTCGCCACCGATGCCGACCTGTCGAAGGCGCAGGCGCAGAAGGTCGCGGGCACGGCCCACGACGGCATCGCGCGAGCCGTCCGGCCGGTGCATCTGCTCAATGACGGCGACACGGTGTTCGCGCTCGCCACGGGCGTGCGTCCGCTCGCGGCGGAGGACCCTCTCGCGTTGAACGAGATCCTCGCGGCGGGCGCGGACCTGGTGACGCGCGCGATCGTGCGAGCGGTGCTGGCCGCAGAGTCGGCCGAAGGGCCGGGAGGGGTGTGGAGGGCCCACCGCGACTTGTACGGGAGGGAGTAG